One window from the genome of Tachysurus vachellii isolate PV-2020 chromosome 5, HZAU_Pvac_v1, whole genome shotgun sequence encodes:
- the si:dkey-29h14.10 gene encoding uncharacterized protein si:dkey-29h14.10 isoform X1 gives MDVVAPSSRMKVTSPDKVLQRELSTLSKCMPSCMVQQISDCLRCSRALTDYEVQVIRSGATDTQQAARLLQTLLYKGHTACLRFFQCLNACSPSLFHTITRGLVKVTDEAHHHVETSSCSVTTATVPPCVITINNSSLNNCIIGNNNSLCCLLSQTDVHDDAVEHTERNHQDRETSTESTEAPNVQVESSNIEYVIIGDNNYMNIESNLDPQLEEETDSVDEGS, from the exons ATGGACGTCGTCGCACCGAGCAGCAGAATGAAAGTAACATCTCCTG ATAAGGTACTTCAGCGTGAGCTGAGCACCCTGAGCAAGTGCATGCCCTCCTGCATGGTGCAGCAGATATCTGATTGCCTGCGCTGCTCACGTGCGCTCACGGACTATGAGGTGCAGGTGATTCGTTCTGGAGCCACAGACACGCAACAAGCTGCGCGTCTCCTGCAAACGCTCCTGTACAAGGGCCACACGGCATGTCTACGCTTCTTCCAGTGCCTGAATGCATGCAGCCCCTCACTCTTTCACACCATCACCAGAGGCCTGG TGAAGGTTACCGACGAGGCTCACCATCATGTGGAGACGTCGTCCTGTTCAG TGACCACTGCAACTGTTCCCCCATGTGTCATTACCATAAACAATTCCTCATTGAACAACTGCATCATAGGAAACAACAACAGCTTGTGCTGTCTGCTCTCTCAGACCGATGTCCATGACG atgcAGTGGAGCATACGGAGAGGAATCATCAGGACAGGGAAACGTCCACTGAGTCCACAGAGGCTCCTAATGTTCAGGTGGAGAGTTCCAACATAGAGTACGTCATTATAGGGGACAACAACTACATGAACATTGAAAGCAATCTGGACCCACAACTTGAGGAGGAAACTGATAGTGTGGATGAGGGTTCATAG
- the si:dkey-29h14.10 gene encoding uncharacterized protein si:dkey-29h14.10 isoform X2, protein MREQQSDKVLQRELSTLSKCMPSCMVQQISDCLRCSRALTDYEVQVIRSGATDTQQAARLLQTLLYKGHTACLRFFQCLNACSPSLFHTITRGLVKVTDEAHHHVETSSCSVTTATVPPCVITINNSSLNNCIIGNNNSLCCLLSQTDVHDDAVEHTERNHQDRETSTESTEAPNVQVESSNIEYVIIGDNNYMNIESNLDPQLEEETDSVDEGS, encoded by the exons atgcgagaacagcaatcag ATAAGGTACTTCAGCGTGAGCTGAGCACCCTGAGCAAGTGCATGCCCTCCTGCATGGTGCAGCAGATATCTGATTGCCTGCGCTGCTCACGTGCGCTCACGGACTATGAGGTGCAGGTGATTCGTTCTGGAGCCACAGACACGCAACAAGCTGCGCGTCTCCTGCAAACGCTCCTGTACAAGGGCCACACGGCATGTCTACGCTTCTTCCAGTGCCTGAATGCATGCAGCCCCTCACTCTTTCACACCATCACCAGAGGCCTGG TGAAGGTTACCGACGAGGCTCACCATCATGTGGAGACGTCGTCCTGTTCAG TGACCACTGCAACTGTTCCCCCATGTGTCATTACCATAAACAATTCCTCATTGAACAACTGCATCATAGGAAACAACAACAGCTTGTGCTGTCTGCTCTCTCAGACCGATGTCCATGACG atgcAGTGGAGCATACGGAGAGGAATCATCAGGACAGGGAAACGTCCACTGAGTCCACAGAGGCTCCTAATGTTCAGGTGGAGAGTTCCAACATAGAGTACGTCATTATAGGGGACAACAACTACATGAACATTGAAAGCAATCTGGACCCACAACTTGAGGAGGAAACTGATAGTGTGGATGAGGGTTCATAG
- the prelid3a gene encoding PRELI domain containing protein 3A isoform X3: MFYPWETVIKAAMRKYPNPMNPSVVGVDVLDRNQDKHGRLHSHRLLSTEWGIPGVVRAVSKILGTSRTTTYVKEYSVVDPEVKIMELFSANITLTNLVSVDERLVYRPHPENPDVTILTQEAIITVKGIRLSSYLEGLMALSMTANARKGWDAIEWIIKNSERENVPLC; encoded by the exons ATGTT CTATCCTTGGGAGACGGTGATCAAAGCAGCGATGAGAAAATACCCCAATCCCATGAACCCCAGTGTGGTAGGAGTGGACGTCCTGGACAGGAACCAGGATAAACATGGTCGCCTTCACAGCCACCGGCTGCTGAGCACTGAGTGGGGTATCCCGGGTGTGGTGCGAGCCGTGAGTAAA ATACTGGGGACAAGTCGAACCACTACATATGTTAAAGAGTATTCCGTTGTTGACCCTGAAGTAAAAATAATGGAGCTTTTCTCAGCAAAC ATAACCCTCACAAATTTAGTATCCGTTGATGAGAGACTAGTTTACAGGCCACATCCTGAAAACCCAGACGT caCAATCTTAACCCAAGAAGCAATAATCACTGTGAAAGGAATCCGTTTGAGCAGCTACCTCGAGGGATTGATGGCTCTTAGTATGACTGCTAATGCAAGAAAG GGATGGGATGCAATTGAATGGATCATTAAGAACTCAGAACGGGAGAACGTGCCGTTATGTTGA
- the prelid3a gene encoding PRELI domain containing protein 3A isoform X2 — translation MKIWSTEHIFSYPWETVIKAAMRKYPNPMNPSVVGVDVLDRNQDKHGRLHSHRLLSTEWGIPGVVRAILGTSRTTTYVKEYSVVDPEVKIMELFSANITLTNLVSVDERLVYRPHPENPDVTILTQEAIITVKGIRLSSYLEGLMALSMTANARKGWDAIEWIIKNSERENVPLC, via the exons ATGAAGATCTGGAGCACGGAACATATATTCAG CTATCCTTGGGAGACGGTGATCAAAGCAGCGATGAGAAAATACCCCAATCCCATGAACCCCAGTGTGGTAGGAGTGGACGTCCTGGACAGGAACCAGGATAAACATGGTCGCCTTCACAGCCACCGGCTGCTGAGCACTGAGTGGGGTATCCCGGGTGTGGTGCGAGCC ATACTGGGGACAAGTCGAACCACTACATATGTTAAAGAGTATTCCGTTGTTGACCCTGAAGTAAAAATAATGGAGCTTTTCTCAGCAAAC ATAACCCTCACAAATTTAGTATCCGTTGATGAGAGACTAGTTTACAGGCCACATCCTGAAAACCCAGACGT caCAATCTTAACCCAAGAAGCAATAATCACTGTGAAAGGAATCCGTTTGAGCAGCTACCTCGAGGGATTGATGGCTCTTAGTATGACTGCTAATGCAAGAAAG GGATGGGATGCAATTGAATGGATCATTAAGAACTCAGAACGGGAGAACGTGCCGTTATGTTGA
- the prelid3a gene encoding PRELI domain containing protein 3A isoform X1: MKIWSTEHIFSYPWETVIKAAMRKYPNPMNPSVVGVDVLDRNQDKHGRLHSHRLLSTEWGIPGVVRAVSKILGTSRTTTYVKEYSVVDPEVKIMELFSANITLTNLVSVDERLVYRPHPENPDVTILTQEAIITVKGIRLSSYLEGLMALSMTANARKGWDAIEWIIKNSERENVPLC, from the exons ATGAAGATCTGGAGCACGGAACATATATTCAG CTATCCTTGGGAGACGGTGATCAAAGCAGCGATGAGAAAATACCCCAATCCCATGAACCCCAGTGTGGTAGGAGTGGACGTCCTGGACAGGAACCAGGATAAACATGGTCGCCTTCACAGCCACCGGCTGCTGAGCACTGAGTGGGGTATCCCGGGTGTGGTGCGAGCCGTGAGTAAA ATACTGGGGACAAGTCGAACCACTACATATGTTAAAGAGTATTCCGTTGTTGACCCTGAAGTAAAAATAATGGAGCTTTTCTCAGCAAAC ATAACCCTCACAAATTTAGTATCCGTTGATGAGAGACTAGTTTACAGGCCACATCCTGAAAACCCAGACGT caCAATCTTAACCCAAGAAGCAATAATCACTGTGAAAGGAATCCGTTTGAGCAGCTACCTCGAGGGATTGATGGCTCTTAGTATGACTGCTAATGCAAGAAAG GGATGGGATGCAATTGAATGGATCATTAAGAACTCAGAACGGGAGAACGTGCCGTTATGTTGA